TACGCCGCCTACGTGATCGCCTCGACCCTGCGCGGGTTGATGGTGGGTGCGGGCGTGCTCGCGGTGTCGGCGGCCTTCGTCGAGGTGCCGATGGCCAACCCGCTGTGGGTGCTTGCCTTCGCGGTGATGGGCGGGATCATCCTCGGCTCCTTCGGGGTCATCGCCGGCATCTGGGCGGACAAGTTCGACCAGCTGGCCGCCTTCCAGAACTTCCTGATCATGCCGCTGACGATGCTGTCGGGCGTGTTCTACTCCATCCATTCGCTGCCGCAGTTCTGGCAGGATGTGTCGCATTTCAACCCGTTCTTCTTCATGATCGACGGGTTCCGCTACGGTTTCTTCGGTCAATCGGACACCTCGCCCTGGCTGTCGCTCGGCGTTGTGGGCCTGTGTTTCGTGGTACTCGCGGTCCTGACCCTGGCGATGCTCGCCCGGGGCTACAAGCTGCGTTCGTAAAGGATTCCAAATGTTTGAAGCAAGCGAGATCAAGCGGCTGATCGAGCAGGGCCTGCCCTGCGAGTTCGTCTTCATCGAGGGCGACGACGGCGTGCATTTCCGCGGCATCGTCGTCAGCGCCACCTTCGAGGGCAAGATGAAGGTGCGCCAGCATCAGGCGGTGTACGCCACCCTCGGTCGCCTGATGGGCAACGAGATCCACGCCCTGCAACTGCAGACCTTCACCCCTGCGCAGTGGGAAGAAGGCCGCGGCGAACTGGGCATGTGAGGCGAAGATGGACAAGCTGCTGATCG
This genomic stretch from Thauera sp. GDN1 harbors:
- a CDS encoding BolA/IbaG family iron-sulfur metabolism protein; this encodes MFEASEIKRLIEQGLPCEFVFIEGDDGVHFRGIVVSATFEGKMKVRQHQAVYATLGRLMGNEIHALQLQTFTPAQWEEGRGELGM
- a CDS encoding ABC transporter permease; translation: MPDRSPAIRPAPRIEPMAPESSLTGFRTLLYKETLRFWKVSFQTVAAPVLNALLFLLIFSHVLDRHVTVYGEVAYTSFLVPGLVMMSVLQNAFANSSSSLIQSKITGNIIFVLLPPLSYREFYAAYVIASTLRGLMVGAGVLAVSAAFVEVPMANPLWVLAFAVMGGIILGSFGVIAGIWADKFDQLAAFQNFLIMPLTMLSGVFYSIHSLPQFWQDVSHFNPFFFMIDGFRYGFFGQSDTSPWLSLGVVGLCFVVLAVLTLAMLARGYKLRS